One genomic segment of Alosa sapidissima isolate fAloSap1 chromosome 13, fAloSap1.pri, whole genome shotgun sequence includes these proteins:
- the LOC121680295 gene encoding ral guanine nucleotide dissociation stimulator isoform X2 yields the protein MVYLTGAQSETRSSVKKTIGSPDVMFDASAWRIRSIWDGVKLEVAGDASPVVLHSFTQLDPDLPLLENATQEIGEEVEDGAVFTITLRKVQMHHAASKGQRWLGVESESALSLYETCKVRTIKAGTLEKLVEYMVTAFRGNDSTYVTIFLCTYRSFATTRQVLDLLLNRYAKLQHLPGSEGHRFTHDERTELRNTISSILGAWLDQYSEDFWKPPDYSCLRQLLSYLHLNFPGSDLERRACNLLAQFHRRHHQEPDHEVLDHAPCTFTLLEENGYDYDRPDFLSFDPVVVAEQFTLMDAELFKRVVPYHCLGSIWSQRDKKGKEHLAPSVRATVAQFNCVTHCVIATCLSDRTLKPTQRAKVVERWIEVARECRILKNFSSLRAILSALQCNPVHRLKRTWDEVSRENFRIFHELSEIFSDENNHSLSRELLIKEGTSKFATLEINPKRAQKRQQQQQRDLSVMQGTIPYLGTFLTDLVMMDTAMKDHLDGSLINFEKRRKEFEVIAQIKLLQLACNNYNFTRNGRFTEWFSGVEKLTEAESYSQSCEIEPLSESASNTLKAKKNTGIIKRWSDRQPVGSEAGCSSAGSSHSKSFDQLRYAPSLGGSSGSGGGDGGDSLSVTSAGSSSSDVEEINISFISDSPDSQEKKFWESTSLSSLDASGMGSGSGSSSASSSSVSSTPVTASRSHKRSVSGVSCYSSLSLPLYNQQVDDCCIIRVSLDVDNGNMYKSILVTSQDKTPAVIRKAMVKHNLDRERPEDYELLQKISEEKELKIPDNANVFYAMNSSANYDFVLKKRGFPRAGRTKHVASSTLPRMKQKGLKIAKGIF from the exons AATGCGACCCAGGAGATAGGCGAAGAGGTGGAGGATGGCGCGGTCTTCACCATCACCCTGCGCAAGGTGCAGATGCACCACGCGGCCAGCAAGGGCCAGCGTTGGCTGGGCGTGGAGTCCGAGTCGGCGCTCAGCCTGTACGAGACGTGCAAGGTGCGCACCATCAAGGCCGGCACGCTGGAGAAGCTGGTGGAGTACATGGTGACCGCGTTCCGTGGCAACGACTCCACCTACGTCACCATCTTCCTGTGCACGTACCGCTCCTTCGCCACCACGCGACAGGTGCTGGACCTGCTGCTCAACAG GTATGCCAAGCTGCAGCATCTACCAGGCTCTGAGGGGCACAGATTCACCCACGATGAGCGCACAGAGCTGAGAAA CACCATCTCCTCCATCCTGGGGGCGTGGCTGGACCAGTACTCAGAGGACTTCTGGAAGCCTCCAGACTACAGTTGCCTGAGGCAGCTGCTCTCCTACCTGCACCTGAACTTCCCAGGCTCTGACCTGGAGCGCCGGGCCTGCAACCTGCTGGCCCAGTTCCACCGCCGGCACCACCAGGAGCCTGACCATGAGG TGCTTGATCATGCCCCGTGCACTTTCACCCTCCTGGAGGAGAACGGCTACGACTACGACCGGCCCGACTTCCTCAGCTTCGACCCCGTGGTGGTGGCGGAGCAGTTCACACTCATGGACGCG GAGCTCTTTAAGCGGGTGGTGCCGTACCACTGCCTGGGCAGCATCTGGTCGCAGCGAGACAAGAAGGGCAAGGAGCACCTGGCGCCCAGCGTCCGCGCCACCGTGGCCCAGTTCAACTGCGTCACCCACTGCGTGATCGCCACCTGCCTGAGTGACCGCACGCTCAAGCCCACGCAACGCGCCAAGGTGGTGGAGCGCTGGATCGAGGTGGCCAGG GAGTGCCGGATCCTGAAGAACTTCTCGTCCCTGAGAGCCATCCTGTCGGCCCTCCAGTGCAACCCGGTCCACCGGCTCAAGAGGACGTGGGACGAGGTGTCCAG GGAGAATTTCCGCATCTTCCATGAACTCTCAGAAATCTTCTCTGATGAGAACAACCACTCGCTGAGCCGGGAGCTCCTCATCAAG GAGGGCACGTCCAAGTTTGCCACCCTGGAGATCAACCCAAAGCGGGCCCAGaagagacagcagcagcagcagagagaccTG agtgTGATGCAGGGGACCATTCCCTACCTGGGCACGTTCCTCACAGACCTGGTGATGATGGACACTGCCATGAAGGACCACCTGGAT GGAAGTCTCATCAACtttgagaagagaagaaag gAGTTTGAAGTGATAGCTCAGATtaagctgctgcagctggcctGTAACAACTACAACTTCACCAGGAACGGCCGCTTCACTGAGTGGTTCTCAGGAGTGGAGAAGCTTACAGAGGCCGAGAG tTACAGCCAGTCCTGTGAGATCGAGCCCCTGTCTGAGTCGGCCTCTAACACACTGAAGGCCAAGAAGAACACAGGCATCATCAAACGCTGGAGCGA tcGTCAGCCTGTGGGATCGGAGGCGGGCTGCAGCAGTGCGGGCAGCTCTCACTCCAAGTCGTTTGACCAGCTGCGTTACGCGCCGTCTCTCGGCGGCTCATCGGGCAGCGGCGGAGGGGACGGGGGCGACTCGCTCAGCGTGACCTCGGCCGGCTCCAGCAGCTCGGACGTGGAGGAGATCAACATCAGCTTCATCTCCGACTCACCGGACTCTCAGGAGAAAAAG TTCTGGGAGTCCACCTCTCTGTCATCTCTGGACGCCTCTGGAATGGGCTCGGGCTCAGGCTCCAGCAGCGCCTCATCCTCCTCGGTGTCCTCCACGCCGGTGACGGCGTCACGCTCGCACAAGCGCTCGGTCTCCGGTGTGTCCTGCTACTCCTCCCTCTCGCTGCCCCTCTACAATCAGCAGGTGGACGACTGCTGCATCATCCGCGTCAGCCTGGACGTGGACAACGGCAACATGTACAAGAGCATCCTG GTAACAAGTCAGGATAAGACCCCAGCAGTCATCAGGAAGGCCATGGTCAAACACAACCTGGATCGTGAGCGACCAGAGGACTATGAACTGCTTCAGAAGATCTCAGAGGAGAAGG AGCTGAAGATTCCAGACAATGCCAATGTCTTCTATGCCATGAACTCGTCCGCCAACTACGACTTTGTCCTGAAGAAGCGCGGATTCCCCCGCGCAGGCCGGACCAAACACGTGGCCAGCTCCACGCTGCCGCGCATGAAGCAGAAGGGCCTGAAGATCGCCAAGGGCATCTTCTGA
- the LOC121680295 gene encoding ral guanine nucleotide dissociation stimulator isoform X6 gives MMMMMLDTQNATQEIGEEVEDGAVFTITLRKVQMHHAASKGQRWLGVESESALSLYETCKVRTIKAGTLEKLVEYMVTAFRGNDSTYVTIFLCTYRSFATTRQVLDLLLNRYAKLQHLPGSEGHRFTHDERTELRNTISSILGAWLDQYSEDFWKPPDYSCLRQLLSYLHLNFPGSDLERRACNLLAQFHRRHHQEPDHEVLDHAPCTFTLLEENGYDYDRPDFLSFDPVVVAEQFTLMDAELFKRVVPYHCLGSIWSQRDKKGKEHLAPSVRATVAQFNCVTHCVIATCLSDRTLKPTQRAKVVERWIEVARECRILKNFSSLRAILSALQCNPVHRLKRTWDEVSRENFRIFHELSEIFSDENNHSLSRELLIKEGTSKFATLEINPKRAQKRQQQQQRDLSVMQGTIPYLGTFLTDLVMMDTAMKDHLDGSLINFEKRRKEFEVIAQIKLLQLACNNYNFTRNGRFTEWFSGVEKLTEAESYSQSCEIEPLSESASNTLKAKKNTGIIKRWSDRQPVGSEAGCSSAGSSHSKSFDQLRYAPSLGGSSGSGGGDGGDSLSVTSAGSSSSDVEEINISFISDSPDSQEKKTSTPSVKHSNSTLGKCGPIADLAPTFWESTSLSSLDASGMGSGSGSSSASSSSVSSTPVTASRSHKRSVSGVSCYSSLSLPLYNQQVDDCCIIRVSLDVDNGNMYKSILVTSQDKTPAVIRKAMVKHNLDRERPEDYELLQKISEEKELKIPDNANVFYAMNSSANYDFVLKKRGFPRAGRTKHVASSTLPRMKQKGLKIAKGIF, from the exons AATGCGACCCAGGAGATAGGCGAAGAGGTGGAGGATGGCGCGGTCTTCACCATCACCCTGCGCAAGGTGCAGATGCACCACGCGGCCAGCAAGGGCCAGCGTTGGCTGGGCGTGGAGTCCGAGTCGGCGCTCAGCCTGTACGAGACGTGCAAGGTGCGCACCATCAAGGCCGGCACGCTGGAGAAGCTGGTGGAGTACATGGTGACCGCGTTCCGTGGCAACGACTCCACCTACGTCACCATCTTCCTGTGCACGTACCGCTCCTTCGCCACCACGCGACAGGTGCTGGACCTGCTGCTCAACAG GTATGCCAAGCTGCAGCATCTACCAGGCTCTGAGGGGCACAGATTCACCCACGATGAGCGCACAGAGCTGAGAAA CACCATCTCCTCCATCCTGGGGGCGTGGCTGGACCAGTACTCAGAGGACTTCTGGAAGCCTCCAGACTACAGTTGCCTGAGGCAGCTGCTCTCCTACCTGCACCTGAACTTCCCAGGCTCTGACCTGGAGCGCCGGGCCTGCAACCTGCTGGCCCAGTTCCACCGCCGGCACCACCAGGAGCCTGACCATGAGG TGCTTGATCATGCCCCGTGCACTTTCACCCTCCTGGAGGAGAACGGCTACGACTACGACCGGCCCGACTTCCTCAGCTTCGACCCCGTGGTGGTGGCGGAGCAGTTCACACTCATGGACGCG GAGCTCTTTAAGCGGGTGGTGCCGTACCACTGCCTGGGCAGCATCTGGTCGCAGCGAGACAAGAAGGGCAAGGAGCACCTGGCGCCCAGCGTCCGCGCCACCGTGGCCCAGTTCAACTGCGTCACCCACTGCGTGATCGCCACCTGCCTGAGTGACCGCACGCTCAAGCCCACGCAACGCGCCAAGGTGGTGGAGCGCTGGATCGAGGTGGCCAGG GAGTGCCGGATCCTGAAGAACTTCTCGTCCCTGAGAGCCATCCTGTCGGCCCTCCAGTGCAACCCGGTCCACCGGCTCAAGAGGACGTGGGACGAGGTGTCCAG GGAGAATTTCCGCATCTTCCATGAACTCTCAGAAATCTTCTCTGATGAGAACAACCACTCGCTGAGCCGGGAGCTCCTCATCAAG GAGGGCACGTCCAAGTTTGCCACCCTGGAGATCAACCCAAAGCGGGCCCAGaagagacagcagcagcagcagagagaccTG agtgTGATGCAGGGGACCATTCCCTACCTGGGCACGTTCCTCACAGACCTGGTGATGATGGACACTGCCATGAAGGACCACCTGGAT GGAAGTCTCATCAACtttgagaagagaagaaag gAGTTTGAAGTGATAGCTCAGATtaagctgctgcagctggcctGTAACAACTACAACTTCACCAGGAACGGCCGCTTCACTGAGTGGTTCTCAGGAGTGGAGAAGCTTACAGAGGCCGAGAG tTACAGCCAGTCCTGTGAGATCGAGCCCCTGTCTGAGTCGGCCTCTAACACACTGAAGGCCAAGAAGAACACAGGCATCATCAAACGCTGGAGCGA tcGTCAGCCTGTGGGATCGGAGGCGGGCTGCAGCAGTGCGGGCAGCTCTCACTCCAAGTCGTTTGACCAGCTGCGTTACGCGCCGTCTCTCGGCGGCTCATCGGGCAGCGGCGGAGGGGACGGGGGCGACTCGCTCAGCGTGACCTCGGCCGGCTCCAGCAGCTCGGACGTGGAGGAGATCAACATCAGCTTCATCTCCGACTCACCGGACTCTCAGGAGAAAAAG ACCTCCACGCCCTCCGTAAAACATTCCAATTCTACCTTAGGGAAGTGCGGCCCCATAGCTGACCTGGCACCCACG TTCTGGGAGTCCACCTCTCTGTCATCTCTGGACGCCTCTGGAATGGGCTCGGGCTCAGGCTCCAGCAGCGCCTCATCCTCCTCGGTGTCCTCCACGCCGGTGACGGCGTCACGCTCGCACAAGCGCTCGGTCTCCGGTGTGTCCTGCTACTCCTCCCTCTCGCTGCCCCTCTACAATCAGCAGGTGGACGACTGCTGCATCATCCGCGTCAGCCTGGACGTGGACAACGGCAACATGTACAAGAGCATCCTG GTAACAAGTCAGGATAAGACCCCAGCAGTCATCAGGAAGGCCATGGTCAAACACAACCTGGATCGTGAGCGACCAGAGGACTATGAACTGCTTCAGAAGATCTCAGAGGAGAAGG AGCTGAAGATTCCAGACAATGCCAATGTCTTCTATGCCATGAACTCGTCCGCCAACTACGACTTTGTCCTGAAGAAGCGCGGATTCCCCCGCGCAGGCCGGACCAAACACGTGGCCAGCTCCACGCTGCCGCGCATGAAGCAGAAGGGCCTGAAGATCGCCAAGGGCATCTTCTGA
- the LOC121680295 gene encoding ral guanine nucleotide dissociation stimulator isoform X4 encodes MAAYEIWWFPLYSSRPLPLRPARSLPPNATQEIGEEVEDGAVFTITLRKVQMHHAASKGQRWLGVESESALSLYETCKVRTIKAGTLEKLVEYMVTAFRGNDSTYVTIFLCTYRSFATTRQVLDLLLNRYAKLQHLPGSEGHRFTHDERTELRNTISSILGAWLDQYSEDFWKPPDYSCLRQLLSYLHLNFPGSDLERRACNLLAQFHRRHHQEPDHEVLDHAPCTFTLLEENGYDYDRPDFLSFDPVVVAEQFTLMDAELFKRVVPYHCLGSIWSQRDKKGKEHLAPSVRATVAQFNCVTHCVIATCLSDRTLKPTQRAKVVERWIEVARECRILKNFSSLRAILSALQCNPVHRLKRTWDEVSRENFRIFHELSEIFSDENNHSLSRELLIKEGTSKFATLEINPKRAQKRQQQQQRDLSVMQGTIPYLGTFLTDLVMMDTAMKDHLDGSLINFEKRRKEFEVIAQIKLLQLACNNYNFTRNGRFTEWFSGVEKLTEAESYSQSCEIEPLSESASNTLKAKKNTGIIKRWSDRQPVGSEAGCSSAGSSHSKSFDQLRYAPSLGGSSGSGGGDGGDSLSVTSAGSSSSDVEEINISFISDSPDSQEKKTSTPSVKHSNSTLGKCGPIADLAPTFWESTSLSSLDASGMGSGSGSSSASSSSVSSTPVTASRSHKRSVSGVSCYSSLSLPLYNQQVDDCCIIRVSLDVDNGNMYKSILVTSQDKTPAVIRKAMVKHNLDRERPEDYELLQKISEEKELKIPDNANVFYAMNSSANYDFVLKKRGFPRAGRTKHVASSTLPRMKQKGLKIAKGIF; translated from the exons cctctccgtccGGCCAGGAGTCTCCCGCCA AATGCGACCCAGGAGATAGGCGAAGAGGTGGAGGATGGCGCGGTCTTCACCATCACCCTGCGCAAGGTGCAGATGCACCACGCGGCCAGCAAGGGCCAGCGTTGGCTGGGCGTGGAGTCCGAGTCGGCGCTCAGCCTGTACGAGACGTGCAAGGTGCGCACCATCAAGGCCGGCACGCTGGAGAAGCTGGTGGAGTACATGGTGACCGCGTTCCGTGGCAACGACTCCACCTACGTCACCATCTTCCTGTGCACGTACCGCTCCTTCGCCACCACGCGACAGGTGCTGGACCTGCTGCTCAACAG GTATGCCAAGCTGCAGCATCTACCAGGCTCTGAGGGGCACAGATTCACCCACGATGAGCGCACAGAGCTGAGAAA CACCATCTCCTCCATCCTGGGGGCGTGGCTGGACCAGTACTCAGAGGACTTCTGGAAGCCTCCAGACTACAGTTGCCTGAGGCAGCTGCTCTCCTACCTGCACCTGAACTTCCCAGGCTCTGACCTGGAGCGCCGGGCCTGCAACCTGCTGGCCCAGTTCCACCGCCGGCACCACCAGGAGCCTGACCATGAGG TGCTTGATCATGCCCCGTGCACTTTCACCCTCCTGGAGGAGAACGGCTACGACTACGACCGGCCCGACTTCCTCAGCTTCGACCCCGTGGTGGTGGCGGAGCAGTTCACACTCATGGACGCG GAGCTCTTTAAGCGGGTGGTGCCGTACCACTGCCTGGGCAGCATCTGGTCGCAGCGAGACAAGAAGGGCAAGGAGCACCTGGCGCCCAGCGTCCGCGCCACCGTGGCCCAGTTCAACTGCGTCACCCACTGCGTGATCGCCACCTGCCTGAGTGACCGCACGCTCAAGCCCACGCAACGCGCCAAGGTGGTGGAGCGCTGGATCGAGGTGGCCAGG GAGTGCCGGATCCTGAAGAACTTCTCGTCCCTGAGAGCCATCCTGTCGGCCCTCCAGTGCAACCCGGTCCACCGGCTCAAGAGGACGTGGGACGAGGTGTCCAG GGAGAATTTCCGCATCTTCCATGAACTCTCAGAAATCTTCTCTGATGAGAACAACCACTCGCTGAGCCGGGAGCTCCTCATCAAG GAGGGCACGTCCAAGTTTGCCACCCTGGAGATCAACCCAAAGCGGGCCCAGaagagacagcagcagcagcagagagaccTG agtgTGATGCAGGGGACCATTCCCTACCTGGGCACGTTCCTCACAGACCTGGTGATGATGGACACTGCCATGAAGGACCACCTGGAT GGAAGTCTCATCAACtttgagaagagaagaaag gAGTTTGAAGTGATAGCTCAGATtaagctgctgcagctggcctGTAACAACTACAACTTCACCAGGAACGGCCGCTTCACTGAGTGGTTCTCAGGAGTGGAGAAGCTTACAGAGGCCGAGAG tTACAGCCAGTCCTGTGAGATCGAGCCCCTGTCTGAGTCGGCCTCTAACACACTGAAGGCCAAGAAGAACACAGGCATCATCAAACGCTGGAGCGA tcGTCAGCCTGTGGGATCGGAGGCGGGCTGCAGCAGTGCGGGCAGCTCTCACTCCAAGTCGTTTGACCAGCTGCGTTACGCGCCGTCTCTCGGCGGCTCATCGGGCAGCGGCGGAGGGGACGGGGGCGACTCGCTCAGCGTGACCTCGGCCGGCTCCAGCAGCTCGGACGTGGAGGAGATCAACATCAGCTTCATCTCCGACTCACCGGACTCTCAGGAGAAAAAG ACCTCCACGCCCTCCGTAAAACATTCCAATTCTACCTTAGGGAAGTGCGGCCCCATAGCTGACCTGGCACCCACG TTCTGGGAGTCCACCTCTCTGTCATCTCTGGACGCCTCTGGAATGGGCTCGGGCTCAGGCTCCAGCAGCGCCTCATCCTCCTCGGTGTCCTCCACGCCGGTGACGGCGTCACGCTCGCACAAGCGCTCGGTCTCCGGTGTGTCCTGCTACTCCTCCCTCTCGCTGCCCCTCTACAATCAGCAGGTGGACGACTGCTGCATCATCCGCGTCAGCCTGGACGTGGACAACGGCAACATGTACAAGAGCATCCTG GTAACAAGTCAGGATAAGACCCCAGCAGTCATCAGGAAGGCCATGGTCAAACACAACCTGGATCGTGAGCGACCAGAGGACTATGAACTGCTTCAGAAGATCTCAGAGGAGAAGG AGCTGAAGATTCCAGACAATGCCAATGTCTTCTATGCCATGAACTCGTCCGCCAACTACGACTTTGTCCTGAAGAAGCGCGGATTCCCCCGCGCAGGCCGGACCAAACACGTGGCCAGCTCCACGCTGCCGCGCATGAAGCAGAAGGGCCTGAAGATCGCCAAGGGCATCTTCTGA
- the LOC121680295 gene encoding ral guanine nucleotide dissociation stimulator isoform X5: protein MLNNLAELSAASATRALHELALNATQEIGEEVEDGAVFTITLRKVQMHHAASKGQRWLGVESESALSLYETCKVRTIKAGTLEKLVEYMVTAFRGNDSTYVTIFLCTYRSFATTRQVLDLLLNRYAKLQHLPGSEGHRFTHDERTELRNTISSILGAWLDQYSEDFWKPPDYSCLRQLLSYLHLNFPGSDLERRACNLLAQFHRRHHQEPDHEVLDHAPCTFTLLEENGYDYDRPDFLSFDPVVVAEQFTLMDAELFKRVVPYHCLGSIWSQRDKKGKEHLAPSVRATVAQFNCVTHCVIATCLSDRTLKPTQRAKVVERWIEVARECRILKNFSSLRAILSALQCNPVHRLKRTWDEVSRENFRIFHELSEIFSDENNHSLSRELLIKEGTSKFATLEINPKRAQKRQQQQQRDLSVMQGTIPYLGTFLTDLVMMDTAMKDHLDGSLINFEKRRKEFEVIAQIKLLQLACNNYNFTRNGRFTEWFSGVEKLTEAESYSQSCEIEPLSESASNTLKAKKNTGIIKRWSDRQPVGSEAGCSSAGSSHSKSFDQLRYAPSLGGSSGSGGGDGGDSLSVTSAGSSSSDVEEINISFISDSPDSQEKKTSTPSVKHSNSTLGKCGPIADLAPTFWESTSLSSLDASGMGSGSGSSSASSSSVSSTPVTASRSHKRSVSGVSCYSSLSLPLYNQQVDDCCIIRVSLDVDNGNMYKSILVTSQDKTPAVIRKAMVKHNLDRERPEDYELLQKISEEKELKIPDNANVFYAMNSSANYDFVLKKRGFPRAGRTKHVASSTLPRMKQKGLKIAKGIF from the exons atgctgaatAATTTAGCAGAGCTTTCTGCTGCGTCAGCTACAAGAGCGCTACATGAATTAGCTCTG AATGCGACCCAGGAGATAGGCGAAGAGGTGGAGGATGGCGCGGTCTTCACCATCACCCTGCGCAAGGTGCAGATGCACCACGCGGCCAGCAAGGGCCAGCGTTGGCTGGGCGTGGAGTCCGAGTCGGCGCTCAGCCTGTACGAGACGTGCAAGGTGCGCACCATCAAGGCCGGCACGCTGGAGAAGCTGGTGGAGTACATGGTGACCGCGTTCCGTGGCAACGACTCCACCTACGTCACCATCTTCCTGTGCACGTACCGCTCCTTCGCCACCACGCGACAGGTGCTGGACCTGCTGCTCAACAG GTATGCCAAGCTGCAGCATCTACCAGGCTCTGAGGGGCACAGATTCACCCACGATGAGCGCACAGAGCTGAGAAA CACCATCTCCTCCATCCTGGGGGCGTGGCTGGACCAGTACTCAGAGGACTTCTGGAAGCCTCCAGACTACAGTTGCCTGAGGCAGCTGCTCTCCTACCTGCACCTGAACTTCCCAGGCTCTGACCTGGAGCGCCGGGCCTGCAACCTGCTGGCCCAGTTCCACCGCCGGCACCACCAGGAGCCTGACCATGAGG TGCTTGATCATGCCCCGTGCACTTTCACCCTCCTGGAGGAGAACGGCTACGACTACGACCGGCCCGACTTCCTCAGCTTCGACCCCGTGGTGGTGGCGGAGCAGTTCACACTCATGGACGCG GAGCTCTTTAAGCGGGTGGTGCCGTACCACTGCCTGGGCAGCATCTGGTCGCAGCGAGACAAGAAGGGCAAGGAGCACCTGGCGCCCAGCGTCCGCGCCACCGTGGCCCAGTTCAACTGCGTCACCCACTGCGTGATCGCCACCTGCCTGAGTGACCGCACGCTCAAGCCCACGCAACGCGCCAAGGTGGTGGAGCGCTGGATCGAGGTGGCCAGG GAGTGCCGGATCCTGAAGAACTTCTCGTCCCTGAGAGCCATCCTGTCGGCCCTCCAGTGCAACCCGGTCCACCGGCTCAAGAGGACGTGGGACGAGGTGTCCAG GGAGAATTTCCGCATCTTCCATGAACTCTCAGAAATCTTCTCTGATGAGAACAACCACTCGCTGAGCCGGGAGCTCCTCATCAAG GAGGGCACGTCCAAGTTTGCCACCCTGGAGATCAACCCAAAGCGGGCCCAGaagagacagcagcagcagcagagagaccTG agtgTGATGCAGGGGACCATTCCCTACCTGGGCACGTTCCTCACAGACCTGGTGATGATGGACACTGCCATGAAGGACCACCTGGAT GGAAGTCTCATCAACtttgagaagagaagaaag gAGTTTGAAGTGATAGCTCAGATtaagctgctgcagctggcctGTAACAACTACAACTTCACCAGGAACGGCCGCTTCACTGAGTGGTTCTCAGGAGTGGAGAAGCTTACAGAGGCCGAGAG tTACAGCCAGTCCTGTGAGATCGAGCCCCTGTCTGAGTCGGCCTCTAACACACTGAAGGCCAAGAAGAACACAGGCATCATCAAACGCTGGAGCGA tcGTCAGCCTGTGGGATCGGAGGCGGGCTGCAGCAGTGCGGGCAGCTCTCACTCCAAGTCGTTTGACCAGCTGCGTTACGCGCCGTCTCTCGGCGGCTCATCGGGCAGCGGCGGAGGGGACGGGGGCGACTCGCTCAGCGTGACCTCGGCCGGCTCCAGCAGCTCGGACGTGGAGGAGATCAACATCAGCTTCATCTCCGACTCACCGGACTCTCAGGAGAAAAAG ACCTCCACGCCCTCCGTAAAACATTCCAATTCTACCTTAGGGAAGTGCGGCCCCATAGCTGACCTGGCACCCACG TTCTGGGAGTCCACCTCTCTGTCATCTCTGGACGCCTCTGGAATGGGCTCGGGCTCAGGCTCCAGCAGCGCCTCATCCTCCTCGGTGTCCTCCACGCCGGTGACGGCGTCACGCTCGCACAAGCGCTCGGTCTCCGGTGTGTCCTGCTACTCCTCCCTCTCGCTGCCCCTCTACAATCAGCAGGTGGACGACTGCTGCATCATCCGCGTCAGCCTGGACGTGGACAACGGCAACATGTACAAGAGCATCCTG GTAACAAGTCAGGATAAGACCCCAGCAGTCATCAGGAAGGCCATGGTCAAACACAACCTGGATCGTGAGCGACCAGAGGACTATGAACTGCTTCAGAAGATCTCAGAGGAGAAGG AGCTGAAGATTCCAGACAATGCCAATGTCTTCTATGCCATGAACTCGTCCGCCAACTACGACTTTGTCCTGAAGAAGCGCGGATTCCCCCGCGCAGGCCGGACCAAACACGTGGCCAGCTCCACGCTGCCGCGCATGAAGCAGAAGGGCCTGAAGATCGCCAAGGGCATCTTCTGA